The following coding sequences lie in one Halorarum halophilum genomic window:
- a CDS encoding universal stress protein produces MDRGVVLVDDTETHRGLLQEAKQYSVGADADLVLLVTFTEDEFDETQEMLDTIGSVENTTYTDDQVLTAAANVAEELAQDVLADGAVPYEVVARIADEDERAETVVEVAEETGSDHVFVLGRKRSPTGKAIFGDLAQSVVLNFDGYVTLHAE; encoded by the coding sequence ATGGATCGAGGAGTGGTCCTCGTGGACGATACCGAGACGCACAGGGGGCTCCTGCAGGAGGCCAAACAGTACTCCGTCGGGGCGGACGCCGACCTCGTCCTGTTGGTGACGTTCACCGAGGACGAGTTCGACGAGACCCAGGAGATGCTCGACACCATCGGCAGCGTCGAGAACACGACCTACACGGACGACCAGGTCCTCACTGCAGCCGCGAACGTCGCCGAGGAACTGGCGCAGGACGTCCTCGCGGACGGCGCCGTCCCGTACGAGGTCGTCGCGCGCATCGCCGACGAGGACGAACGGGCGGAGACCGTCGTCGAAGTCGCCGAGGAGACCGGGAGCGACCACGTCTTCGTCCTCGGACGAAAGCGCTCCCCGACGGGGAAGGCCATCTTCGGGGATCTCGCCCAGTCCGTCGTCCTCAACTTCGACGGCTACGTCACGCTCCACGCCGAGTGA
- a CDS encoding ABC transporter substrate-binding protein — translation MSRWSRRDFVKYGAVAGSAGLAGCFSESETTPTGDTGGDGSDGGSGVADDTLDFPAGRPPTDVQFNRYSLGNYAHTLQDQLFEQVARGYADGSVRPDLLEEMTVDGRTLTLKFPKNFKWWNGDDLTAEDYFVGLEIDRLQQPEKSTIESNELVDDYTIERTFKNAVAPNLMKADVAETFVNTPRSVYKEYLTKLQDAADQGERDAVTEELLNLKITTQQLIDEGLGNGLYQVTGFNSSETKLKKFEDHPYADRTDIPKARIIPETAADVDSLAVNNKVDMNPDVLMSKSQRGSYPENLQNVYRLNWFRTQKFTFNFKNEHLAKLPVRRAIAHAVDLESMVAAMRQAGTVGKPPKKQTALRSTIHDKYLGSDFVDKLIDYPTSKDVEGATALMEEAGYTKKNGNWVDPDGKQFTFNVLTSNENIQVQATKVFNDQLNSFGLQTKISTVSSSDYYQRLQTYQADIFWIWHVAKALWHPTAYFSNNFYGIEVGDPSSGDAGPTGKPFTTTIPSEVGAKEVQGGGTEIQPAKLMNELPSSESKKEVKENTRKLVQWFNYALPDLVFVEEDSGYWGDVEDFSMPAEGDQELNTNRPGQFSFKNGWISSK, via the coding sequence TTGAGCCGTTGGAGCAGACGAGACTTCGTAAAGTACGGCGCCGTCGCGGGCAGTGCGGGTCTGGCGGGTTGTTTTAGCGAATCGGAGACCACGCCGACGGGCGATACGGGCGGCGACGGGAGCGACGGAGGGAGCGGAGTAGCGGACGACACGCTCGACTTCCCCGCCGGACGGCCGCCGACCGACGTCCAGTTCAACAGGTACAGCCTGGGGAACTACGCCCACACGCTGCAGGACCAACTGTTCGAGCAAGTCGCCAGAGGGTACGCGGACGGGTCGGTCCGGCCGGACCTCCTCGAGGAGATGACCGTGGACGGCAGGACGCTCACGCTGAAGTTCCCGAAGAACTTCAAGTGGTGGAACGGCGACGACCTGACGGCCGAGGACTACTTCGTCGGCCTCGAGATCGACAGGCTCCAACAGCCCGAGAAGTCCACCATCGAGAGCAACGAGCTGGTCGACGACTACACCATCGAGCGGACGTTCAAGAACGCCGTCGCGCCGAACCTGATGAAGGCGGACGTCGCGGAGACGTTCGTCAACACGCCGCGATCCGTCTACAAAGAGTACCTCACGAAACTGCAGGACGCCGCCGACCAGGGCGAACGCGACGCGGTGACCGAGGAACTGCTGAACCTGAAGATAACGACCCAGCAGCTGATCGACGAGGGACTCGGCAACGGCCTGTACCAGGTCACCGGGTTCAACTCCTCGGAGACGAAGCTGAAGAAGTTCGAGGACCACCCGTACGCGGACCGAACGGACATCCCGAAGGCGCGGATCATCCCTGAGACGGCGGCCGACGTGGACTCGCTCGCAGTGAACAACAAGGTCGACATGAACCCCGACGTCCTCATGTCGAAGTCCCAGCGGGGTTCCTACCCGGAGAACCTGCAGAACGTCTACCGCCTCAACTGGTTCCGGACGCAGAAGTTCACCTTCAACTTCAAGAACGAACACCTCGCGAAGCTCCCCGTCCGGCGGGCCATCGCCCACGCGGTGGACCTCGAGTCGATGGTCGCCGCGATGCGACAGGCCGGAACCGTCGGCAAGCCGCCGAAGAAGCAGACCGCGCTCCGATCGACCATCCACGACAAGTACCTCGGCTCGGACTTCGTCGACAAACTCATCGACTACCCGACGTCGAAGGACGTCGAGGGCGCGACCGCGCTGATGGAGGAGGCCGGGTACACCAAGAAGAACGGAAACTGGGTGGACCCCGACGGGAAGCAGTTCACGTTCAACGTCCTGACCTCGAACGAGAACATCCAGGTGCAGGCGACGAAGGTGTTCAACGACCAGTTGAACTCCTTCGGCCTCCAGACGAAGATCAGCACCGTCAGTTCCTCGGACTACTACCAGCGTCTCCAGACGTACCAGGCCGACATCTTCTGGATCTGGCACGTCGCGAAGGCGTTGTGGCACCCCACGGCGTACTTCTCGAACAACTTCTACGGCATCGAAGTCGGCGACCCGTCCAGCGGGGACGCCGGCCCGACCGGGAAGCCGTTCACGACGACCATTCCGAGCGAAGTCGGCGCGAAGGAGGTTCAGGGCGGCGGAACGGAGATCCAGCCCGCGAAGCTGATGAACGAACTGCCGTCGTCGGAGTCCAAGAAGGAGGTCAAAGAGAACACCAGAAAGCTCGTCCAGTGGTTCAACTACGCGCTTCCCGACCTCGTGTTCGTCGAGGAGGACTCGGGGTACTGGGGCGACGTCGAGGACTTCTCGATGCCGGCCGAGGGCGACCAGGAGCTCAACACGAACCGACCCGGCCAGTTCTCGTTCAAGAACGGGTGGATCAGCTCGAAGTAA
- a CDS encoding ABC transporter permease, producing the protein MTPRYLLKRLGQALLTFFVTITVSFGLYQAMPGGPTEAMKSVILSQSGSTGMDIDRLNTLIQLYTNVNPDQPVHVQYLNYVRDVVLYQDLGRSFFKNEKVTTLILQRLPWSMFISLYAFALGYSLSIILGVLTAYKEKSRFDSGVSSVVIALNSIPYYIVGVVLIYFLAIEQSYFPVGGRIGSGVPVGYNPDFMISLVKHAALPAISMGVLATSAALSMRGNAIRILGEDYVRVAQLRGLRDTRIATQYLGHNAILPMYTQFMIGIAGVFSSAVIVEEVFSYPGMGLLMFEAVKTQDYPLLMGTLIVFTAISLTAIFVADLTYSLIDPRISVDES; encoded by the coding sequence GTGACGCCACGATACCTGTTGAAGCGACTCGGACAAGCATTGTTGACGTTCTTCGTCACAATCACGGTATCGTTCGGGCTGTATCAGGCGATGCCGGGCGGTCCGACGGAGGCGATGAAGAGCGTCATCCTCTCACAGAGCGGTTCGACCGGTATGGACATCGACCGCCTGAACACGCTGATTCAACTGTACACGAACGTGAACCCGGATCAACCGGTCCACGTGCAGTACCTGAACTACGTCAGGGACGTGGTACTGTACCAGGACCTCGGTCGGTCGTTCTTCAAGAACGAGAAGGTCACGACGCTCATCCTCCAGCGGCTGCCGTGGTCGATGTTCATCAGCCTGTACGCGTTCGCCCTCGGATACTCGCTCAGCATCATCCTCGGCGTGCTGACCGCGTACAAGGAGAAGTCGCGGTTCGACTCCGGCGTCTCCTCCGTCGTCATCGCGCTCAACTCCATCCCCTACTACATCGTGGGCGTCGTGCTCATCTACTTCCTCGCGATCGAGCAGTCGTACTTCCCCGTCGGGGGCCGAATTGGCTCGGGAGTCCCGGTGGGGTACAACCCAGACTTCATGATCAGCCTCGTCAAGCATGCCGCGCTTCCGGCCATCTCGATGGGAGTGCTCGCCACGTCAGCCGCCCTCTCGATGCGCGGGAACGCGATACGGATCCTCGGCGAGGACTACGTCCGCGTCGCGCAACTTCGCGGCCTCCGCGACACGAGAATCGCGACGCAGTACCTCGGGCACAACGCGATACTGCCGATGTACACGCAGTTCATGATCGGTATCGCGGGCGTGTTCAGCAGCGCCGTCATCGTCGAGGAGGTGTTCTCCTACCCCGGGATGGGACTGCTGATGTTCGAGGCGGTGAAGACCCAGGACTACCCGCTGTTGATGGGGACGCTCATCGTCTTCACGGCCATCTCGCTGACGGCCATCTTCGTCGCCGACCTCACGTACAGCCTCATCGACCCACGAATCTCGGTTGACGAGTCATGA
- a CDS encoding ABC transporter permease, giving the protein MSNPESDTFDLQNLYDESSDHEPESRKVRLKRAIDLNALAPARVASDDWRALLGGAILAVFVLMGTVGVALVDKPTSGDAPVLAAPFQALAYPFGTDVFGQPIHAQLIHATPGIFKMIFAGAVVSVGFAAVVGVLSGFKHGERIDTILMTFTDVVITIPGLPLIIVITAIFQPENPYLVGVFLGIDNWPGLARTVRSQVLSIREESYVEASEIMGIPLSTILRRDILSQLMPYVMINGAITSRRIIFESVGLYFLGILPFTTFNWGVMMNLAYEGNALTRPEMLHWMVFPMLCIFLLSFSLVLLSQGLDSLFNVRLRARHANTTKKDASHTSQSD; this is encoded by the coding sequence ATGAGTAACCCCGAATCAGACACCTTCGACCTACAGAACCTCTACGACGAGAGCAGCGACCACGAACCCGAATCCAGGAAGGTTCGGCTCAAGCGAGCGATAGACCTGAACGCGCTGGCGCCCGCCCGGGTGGCCAGCGACGACTGGCGCGCCCTCCTCGGCGGCGCCATCCTGGCGGTGTTCGTCCTCATGGGAACCGTCGGCGTCGCCCTCGTGGACAAGCCGACGAGCGGCGACGCGCCGGTCCTCGCGGCCCCGTTCCAGGCGCTCGCGTACCCCTTCGGGACGGACGTGTTCGGCCAGCCGATCCACGCCCAACTCATCCACGCGACGCCCGGCATCTTCAAGATGATATTCGCCGGGGCCGTCGTCAGCGTCGGGTTCGCGGCCGTCGTCGGCGTCCTCTCCGGGTTCAAACACGGCGAGCGCATCGACACGATACTGATGACGTTCACGGACGTCGTCATCACGATCCCCGGGCTTCCGCTCATCATCGTCATCACGGCGATCTTCCAGCCGGAGAACCCCTACCTCGTCGGCGTCTTCCTCGGCATCGACAACTGGCCGGGGCTCGCCCGGACGGTCCGGTCGCAGGTGCTCAGCATCCGCGAGGAGTCGTACGTCGAGGCGTCGGAGATCATGGGGATTCCGCTCTCGACGATTCTCCGCCGGGACATCCTCTCGCAGCTCATGCCGTACGTGATGATCAACGGCGCGATCACGTCGCGACGCATCATCTTCGAGTCCGTCGGGCTCTACTTCCTCGGCATCCTGCCGTTCACCACGTTCAACTGGGGCGTGATGATGAACCTGGCCTACGAGGGGAACGCGCTGACGCGGCCGGAGATGCTGCACTGGATGGTGTTCCCGATGCTCTGCATCTTCCTCCTGTCGTTCAGCCTCGTCCTCCTCTCGCAGGGACTCGACAGCCTGTTCAACGTCCGCCTCCGCGCCCGGCACGCGAACACGACCAAGAAGGACGCATCGCACACCAGCCAAAGCGACTGA
- a CDS encoding ABC transporter ATP-binding protein → MNSTLDTETGTDDAARDESEVVFEVRDLEVTFGTNRGESKVVRDVDLDIHRNETLGIVGESGSGKSMLSSTLLNAVVDPGETSGEVTYYPPDGGDPISVLDLSESELKEFRWEEVAMVFQGAMSSFNPVKRVRGHFSETLEDHNRDVDAGMDRARGILEDLYLDPDRVLNAYPYELSGGMKQRALIALGLVLEPEVLVMDEPTAALDLLMQRSIISLLRDLKEEYDLTIIFITHDLPLLTKLADRLAVMYAFDIVEVGDTEEILYHAAHPYTRMLLQATPDLNVPVEEMRSVEGNKPDPVIRIPGCSYHPRCPMADESCTQAEPPMVMRSPGHRTACFYHDDVDEAMPLRSDGEGRR, encoded by the coding sequence ATGAACTCGACACTCGATACGGAAACCGGGACGGACGACGCGGCGCGGGACGAATCGGAGGTGGTGTTCGAAGTGCGGGACCTCGAGGTCACCTTCGGCACCAACCGTGGCGAGTCGAAGGTGGTTCGCGACGTCGACCTCGACATCCACCGCAACGAGACGCTCGGCATCGTCGGCGAGAGCGGGAGCGGAAAGTCGATGCTGTCGTCGACGCTGCTCAACGCCGTCGTGGACCCCGGCGAGACCAGCGGCGAGGTGACGTACTACCCGCCCGACGGCGGCGACCCGATCTCGGTGCTCGACCTCTCCGAGAGCGAACTGAAGGAGTTTCGCTGGGAGGAGGTGGCGATGGTGTTCCAGGGCGCGATGAGCTCGTTCAACCCGGTCAAGCGGGTTCGCGGCCACTTCTCAGAAACGTTGGAGGACCACAACCGTGACGTCGACGCCGGAATGGACCGGGCGCGCGGAATCCTCGAGGACCTCTACCTCGACCCCGACCGCGTCCTCAACGCGTACCCGTACGAGCTCAGCGGGGGGATGAAACAGCGCGCGCTCATCGCGCTCGGGCTCGTCCTGGAGCCGGAGGTGCTGGTGATGGACGAACCGACGGCGGCGCTGGACCTACTGATGCAGCGCTCCATCATCTCCCTGCTTCGCGACCTCAAGGAGGAGTACGACCTGACCATCATCTTCATCACCCACGACCTGCCGCTGTTGACCAAGCTCGCGGACCGACTCGCGGTGATGTACGCGTTCGACATCGTGGAGGTGGGCGACACGGAGGAGATACTGTACCACGCGGCGCACCCGTACACCCGGATGCTCCTGCAGGCGACGCCGGACCTGAACGTCCCCGTCGAGGAGATGCGGTCCGTCGAGGGGAACAAGCCGGACCCTGTCATCAGGATTCCCGGTTGTTCCTACCACCCGCGCTGTCCCATGGCTGACGAGTCGTGCACGCAGGCGGAACCGCCGATGGTGATGCGGTCGCCGGGCCACCGAACCGCCTGCTTCTACCACGACGACGTGGACGAAGCGATGCCGCTCCGGAGCGACGGGGAGGGCCGACGATGA
- a CDS encoding ABC transporter ATP-binding protein has translation MSSDSSVVSVDDVSVHFTNNGGLLDLFSENETVRAVDGISLDIGENDVVALIGESGCGKSTLGKAIIGAERPTSGTVTFRGQDIWEARDERDPEIPFSEIRRSLQIIHQDPGSALNPNQRLLTSLMLPMKKWYPDLSRERRKEPILALLEKVGLSPAEDFVNRFPHQLSGGEQQRVVLVRSLLSNPDLILADEAISALDVSLRVEMMDLMLELQELFGTSYLFISHDLSNARYLAEKAGGRIAVMYLGRIVEVGPIEQVIENPQHPYTKALKWATPNLYGDEGEEELPVREIDIPDPVDRPSGCHFHPRCPKAREICRTRDPDLITTDDGHGARCYRADESHEYWDSQSIVDDEGELR, from the coding sequence ATGAGCTCCGACTCCTCGGTCGTCTCCGTCGACGACGTGTCGGTCCACTTCACGAACAACGGCGGGCTCCTCGACCTGTTCTCCGAGAACGAGACCGTCCGCGCCGTCGACGGCATCTCGCTCGACATCGGCGAGAACGACGTGGTCGCGCTCATCGGCGAGAGCGGATGCGGGAAATCGACGCTCGGGAAGGCCATCATCGGCGCGGAGCGCCCGACGTCGGGGACGGTCACGTTCCGCGGTCAGGACATCTGGGAGGCCCGCGACGAACGTGATCCGGAGATACCCTTCTCCGAGATCAGGCGCTCGCTCCAGATCATCCACCAGGACCCCGGCAGCGCGCTGAACCCGAATCAGCGCCTGTTGACCTCCCTGATGCTCCCGATGAAGAAGTGGTACCCCGACCTGAGCCGCGAACGGCGCAAGGAGCCCATCCTCGCGCTCCTCGAGAAGGTCGGACTGTCGCCCGCGGAGGACTTCGTCAACCGCTTCCCGCACCAGCTGAGCGGGGGCGAACAACAGCGGGTGGTCCTCGTCCGGTCGCTCCTCTCGAATCCGGACCTGATCCTGGCCGACGAGGCCATCAGCGCGCTCGACGTGAGCCTCCGGGTCGAGATGATGGACCTCATGCTCGAACTGCAGGAGCTGTTCGGCACGTCGTACCTGTTCATCAGCCACGACCTCTCGAACGCCCGGTACCTCGCGGAGAAGGCCGGCGGGCGAATCGCCGTGATGTACCTCGGGAGGATCGTCGAGGTCGGTCCGATAGAGCAGGTGATAGAGAACCCACAACATCCCTACACGAAGGCGCTGAAGTGGGCAACCCCCAACCTGTACGGCGACGAGGGCGAGGAGGAGCTCCCCGTCCGAGAGATAGACATCCCGGACCCGGTCGACCGTCCGTCCGGGTGCCACTTCCACCCCCGGTGTCCGAAGGCACGAGAGATCTGCCGCACGCGGGATCCGGACCTCATCACCACGGACGACGGCCACGGCGCCCGATGCTACCGGGCGGACGAGTCCCACGAGTACTGGGACAGTCAGAGCATCGTCGACGACGAGGGCGAACTCCGGTAG
- a CDS encoding enolase C-terminal domain-like protein, with translation MEITDVRTIRFRYTAHVEADEKGHGHPGPPTDATGTITHVVVDGGPDGYCRGGHERSNELAKRHLVGENPLYREELWQRLSRAERLNKGTLTDKRVAPIDCALWDVAGKHADLPVYQLVGAARDDVPAYGSTMVGDDDPEGLGTPEAYADFATALVEEGYRAVKLHTWMPPFGESPDRDIEACRAVRDAVGPDVDLMLDAHHFYSRSEAKKIGRALEELDFRWIEEPMDEHSMSSYEWLSNELDIAVVGPETAEGRMHTRAEWIKRDIADIVRVGVFDVGGITPALKAIGLCESFNVECEIHGRDAPNLHLLGTMAFPGRYYERGLLHPKHDYATYFPELEELPDEIDDEGVVEMPQSPGLGYEFDWDFVEENRLD, from the coding sequence ATGGAGATCACCGACGTCCGTACCATTCGGTTCCGCTACACCGCTCACGTCGAAGCCGACGAGAAGGGCCACGGCCACCCGGGCCCCCCAACCGACGCGACGGGGACGATAACGCACGTCGTCGTCGACGGCGGCCCGGACGGCTACTGCCGCGGCGGACACGAGCGATCGAACGAGCTCGCGAAACGCCACCTCGTCGGGGAGAACCCCCTCTACCGCGAGGAGCTGTGGCAGCGACTCAGTCGCGCCGAGCGGTTGAACAAGGGCACGCTCACCGACAAGCGCGTGGCTCCGATCGACTGCGCCCTCTGGGACGTCGCGGGCAAGCACGCGGACCTGCCGGTCTACCAACTCGTCGGCGCGGCGCGCGACGACGTTCCGGCCTACGGAAGTACGATGGTCGGCGATGACGACCCGGAGGGACTCGGGACGCCCGAGGCGTACGCCGACTTCGCCACAGCGCTCGTCGAGGAGGGGTACCGGGCGGTCAAACTCCACACGTGGATGCCGCCGTTCGGCGAGAGTCCAGACCGCGACATCGAGGCGTGCCGGGCCGTCCGCGACGCGGTCGGGCCGGACGTAGACCTGATGCTCGACGCGCACCACTTCTACAGTCGTTCCGAGGCCAAGAAGATAGGCCGGGCCCTCGAAGAACTCGACTTCCGCTGGATCGAGGAGCCGATGGACGAGCACTCGATGTCCTCCTACGAGTGGCTGTCGAACGAACTCGACATCGCCGTCGTCGGCCCGGAGACCGCGGAAGGCCGGATGCACACCCGCGCCGAGTGGATCAAGCGGGATATCGCGGACATCGTCCGCGTCGGCGTCTTCGACGTGGGCGGCATCACCCCCGCGCTGAAGGCAATCGGCCTCTGCGAGTCGTTCAACGTCGAGTGCGAGATACACGGCCGCGACGCGCCGAATCTCCACCTGCTCGGAACGATGGCGTTCCCCGGCCGGTACTACGAACGCGGGCTGCTCCACCCGAAGCACGACTACGCGACGTACTTCCCCGAACTGGAGGAACTCCCCGACGAGATCGACGACGAGGGCGTGGTCGAGATGCCGCAGTCGCCCGGTCTCGGGTACGAGTTCGACTGGGACTTCGTCGAGGAGAACCGCCTGGACTGA
- a CDS encoding sulfatase family protein, which translates to MISVVEVTRVPATKPNVLFVMTDQQRYDTVRALGNARIHTPNIDRLVDRGVSFTDAYSPDPICIPARHTVRTGCEATTTDFLGNEKRDASHLEERCGPFLARAMRERGYRTFLVGKYHAHPRDIDLGYDTRLSVEAYREDTGHEVKTTAREGAMVHLPQQNHLPPESNYEAWTTDRAVELIGGDGPFFGLVSYEPPHPPFAPSPPFDRMYDPDRLPGPVRGDRAVDHMDEKIPAQNYHFWTTREDGIDATTVRVLKAHYYGMISEVDRHIGRLLDAVESRDDAENTVICFFSDHGELLGDHHGWEKSSFFESSCRIPFLLSWPAELPAGVRNDELVSLTDLFGVATTAAGNPDLREGIDVVGMVKDDADPRERLYGYHRTPGLAPNFTTMVREGDWKYVFMQNGGREQLFDLSADPHELDDLSGERPEQTAELRETAARKLEADDRTDFVENGTLRRYPYQRLDMGRLIREPYPESPEDVLE; encoded by the coding sequence ATGATATCGGTGGTCGAAGTGACGCGAGTGCCCGCCACCAAGCCGAACGTCCTTTTCGTGATGACGGACCAGCAGCGATACGACACCGTTCGCGCGTTGGGAAACGCGCGAATCCACACCCCGAACATCGACCGTCTGGTCGACCGTGGCGTCTCGTTCACCGACGCGTACTCGCCCGACCCGATCTGCATCCCCGCCAGACACACCGTCCGGACGGGGTGCGAGGCGACGACGACGGACTTCCTCGGAAACGAGAAGCGGGACGCGAGTCACCTCGAGGAACGCTGCGGCCCGTTTCTCGCCCGGGCGATGCGCGAACGGGGGTACCGGACGTTCCTCGTCGGGAAGTACCACGCCCACCCCCGCGACATCGACCTGGGGTACGACACCCGTCTCAGCGTCGAGGCGTACCGCGAGGACACGGGCCACGAGGTCAAGACCACCGCCCGCGAAGGTGCGATGGTCCACCTCCCCCAGCAGAACCACCTGCCGCCCGAGTCGAACTACGAGGCGTGGACGACCGACCGCGCGGTCGAACTCATCGGGGGCGACGGCCCCTTCTTCGGACTCGTCTCCTACGAACCGCCGCACCCGCCCTTCGCGCCGTCACCGCCGTTCGACCGGATGTACGACCCCGACAGACTCCCCGGCCCCGTCCGCGGTGACCGCGCGGTCGACCACATGGACGAGAAGATCCCCGCCCAGAACTACCACTTCTGGACGACACGCGAGGACGGGATCGACGCGACCACCGTCCGGGTACTCAAGGCGCACTACTACGGGATGATCTCAGAGGTGGACCGCCACATCGGGCGACTGCTGGACGCGGTGGAGTCGCGCGACGACGCCGAGAACACGGTCATTTGCTTCTTCTCGGACCACGGCGAACTCCTCGGCGACCACCACGGGTGGGAGAAGTCGTCGTTCTTCGAGTCGTCCTGCCGGATCCCGTTTCTGCTCAGCTGGCCTGCGGAACTCCCCGCGGGAGTGCGCAACGACGAACTGGTCTCGCTGACCGACCTGTTCGGCGTCGCGACGACGGCGGCCGGAAACCCGGACCTGCGCGAGGGTATCGACGTCGTCGGGATGGTGAAGGACGACGCCGACCCACGCGAACGACTGTACGGGTATCACCGGACGCCCGGACTCGCGCCGAACTTCACGACGATGGTCCGCGAGGGCGACTGGAAGTACGTGTTCATGCAGAACGGGGGGCGCGAGCAACTGTTCGACCTCTCCGCGGACCCGCACGAACTCGACGACCTGTCCGGCGAACGGCCGGAGCAGACGGCCGAACTCCGCGAGACGGCGGCGCGAAAACTCGAGGCGGACGACCGGACTGACTTCGTGGAGAACGGAACCCTTCGGCGGTATCCGTACCAGCGACTCGACATGGGCCGCCTCATCCGCGAACCGTACCCCGAGTCGCCCGAGGACGTTCTCGAGTAG
- a CDS encoding glycoside hydrolase family 28 protein: MAPAASAYDVTQYGESDDDLHTDAFRGAIDACADAGGGTVVVPSGEYTTGTIHLKSDVTLHLEAGTVVYPASEESAFTSKYVGPDDERVFLLAEDAENVTIAGDGEFDGRGTEFMRMDTPIQGHSNESTSHPLISNGPHEARQGRRYLARSGGTEGWPVAKPDFRPGPMFRFDDCTNVTVRDVTLRDMPAWTVSLHGCEEVDVLGVDILNHMLIPNCDGIHIGDSRNVHISDCTIESCDDSITFGARSDVETTCEGVTVTNCTLSSSACAIKFGSGTDDTIRDCTFQNIVIQGSNRGLGIQHRDSGDLENVLFADIVIDSNLLPGPWWGKGEPIHVSSVPRDEDTDLGAVRNVRFENIVARSENGALVYGSEESDIENVAFENVRIELAGSENADLVGGNFDLQPTSVMSPIFESDIAGVHVENVSGVTIRDVTLTWADDVPDYYRNGLACSDVDGLLVDGFVGRQAHRDGDDAAVRLSNARDITVRDSRAADGTATFIALDDTGDERLFANNDLLDAADPGDVEPFARSGNVPSL, encoded by the coding sequence ATGGCGCCCGCAGCGAGCGCGTACGACGTAACCCAGTACGGCGAATCGGACGACGACCTCCACACGGACGCGTTCCGAGGCGCGATAGACGCCTGCGCGGACGCCGGAGGCGGCACTGTCGTCGTTCCCAGCGGCGAGTACACGACGGGGACGATCCACCTGAAGAGCGACGTGACGCTCCACCTGGAGGCCGGTACGGTGGTGTATCCGGCGTCGGAGGAGTCCGCGTTCACCTCGAAGTACGTCGGCCCGGACGACGAACGCGTGTTCCTCCTCGCGGAGGACGCGGAGAACGTCACTATCGCCGGCGACGGCGAGTTCGACGGCCGCGGCACGGAGTTCATGCGGATGGACACGCCGATCCAGGGCCACTCGAACGAGAGCACGAGCCACCCGCTCATCTCGAACGGCCCCCACGAGGCGCGGCAGGGTCGGCGGTATCTCGCCCGAAGCGGCGGGACGGAGGGGTGGCCCGTCGCGAAACCCGACTTCAGGCCAGGACCGATGTTCAGGTTCGACGACTGCACGAACGTGACCGTGCGCGACGTGACGCTTCGGGACATGCCCGCGTGGACGGTGAGCCTGCACGGGTGCGAGGAGGTGGACGTACTCGGCGTGGACATCCTCAACCACATGCTCATCCCGAACTGCGACGGCATCCACATCGGCGACAGCAGGAACGTCCACATCTCTGACTGCACCATCGAGTCCTGCGACGACAGCATCACATTTGGCGCCCGATCCGACGTGGAGACGACGTGCGAGGGCGTCACCGTCACGAACTGTACGCTCTCCTCGAGCGCCTGCGCCATCAAGTTCGGGTCGGGGACGGACGACACCATCCGCGACTGCACGTTCCAGAACATCGTCATCCAGGGGTCGAACCGCGGACTCGGCATCCAGCACCGGGACTCGGGCGACCTGGAGAACGTGCTGTTCGCCGACATCGTCATCGACTCGAACCTGCTCCCCGGCCCCTGGTGGGGGAAGGGCGAGCCGATTCACGTCTCGTCGGTCCCCCGCGACGAGGACACCGACCTCGGCGCGGTTCGCAACGTCCGATTCGAGAACATCGTCGCCCGCAGCGAGAACGGCGCTCTCGTCTACGGGTCCGAGGAGTCCGATATCGAGAACGTGGCGTTCGAGAACGTCCGCATCGAGCTCGCCGGGAGCGAGAACGCCGACCTCGTGGGTGGGAACTTCGATCTCCAACCCACGTCGGTGATGTCCCCGATCTTCGAGAGCGACATCGCGGGCGTCCACGTCGAGAACGTCAGCGGCGTCACGATCCGCGACGTGACGCTGACGTGGGCCGACGACGTGCCGGACTACTATCGGAACGGGCTGGCGTGTTCGGACGTCGACGGACTGCTCGTGGACGGGTTCGTCGGCCGACAGGCACACCGCGACGGGGACGACGCCGCCGTCCGCCTGTCGAACGCCCGCGACATCACCGTTCGCGACTCGCGCGCCGCCGACGGGACGGCGACGTTCATCGCCCTCGATGACACGGGCGACGAACGCCTGTTCGCGAACAACGACCTGCTCGACGCCGCGGACCCCGGCGACGTGGAGCCGTTCGCGAGATCCGGCAACGTCCCCTCGCTGTAA